The stretch of DNA CGCTCGAATCGAGCCACGCCGTCGCGCGGGCGATCCAGCTCGCCGAAGCGGGCGAACACGAGACGATCCTCGTCAACCTCTCGGGACGTGGTGACAAGGACATGGAAACCGCGGCCTCGAAGTTCGATCTGTAGCTACGACCGGTCCTCGAGTACGGTTCGGATCCCGTTCGCCAGTTCTTCGCCCTCCGATTCCGCCAGCGTCTCGCGTGCCAGCGACAGCGAGACGCCGTCGTCCTCGAACCGCGGCAGGAGGTGGACGTGGGCGTGATCCACCGTTCCGACGAGCGGCCCACTCGTGTGGAAGACGCTGAATCCGGCGGGCTCGAGCGTCTCCTCGAGTGCTGCGGCGACGAGTCGGGCCGTCCGGAACACGCCGGTCGTCGTCGGTTCCGCGCCGGTCAGTAC from Natronobacterium texcoconense encodes:
- a CDS encoding HIT family protein, which produces MDCDFCRIVAGDQPAHVLYEDEETIAILDENPAVTGHSLIIPRSHDEDVLTGAEPTTTGVFRTARLVAAALEETLEPAGFSVFHTSGPLVGTVDHAHVHLLPRFEDDGVSLSLARETLAESEGEELANGIRTVLEDRS